A region from the Triticum urartu cultivar G1812 chromosome 1, Tu2.1, whole genome shotgun sequence genome encodes:
- the LOC125524280 gene encoding lipoyl synthase 2, chloroplastic-like produces MQSSLARPPPPPPPPSARGSAGARFLARPRQALPAVRCHGEPASSSAAASGWAPPTPFTGRDPEAKKPAWLRQRAAQGDKYARLRESLGELKLNTVCVEAQCPNIGECWNGGGGAGGEGDGIATATIMLLGDTCTRGCRFCAVKTSNKPLPPDALEPLKTAIAIASWGVDYVVLTSVDRDDIPDGGSGHFAETVRALKELKPTILVECLTSDFRGDLEAVASLANSGLDVYAHNIETVRSMQRIVRDPRAGYDQSLGVLKQAKACKKGMVTKSSIMLGLGETDEEIKQTMADLRAIDVDILTLGQYLQPTERHLRVREYVTPEKFDFWKEYGESLGFVYVASGPLVRSSYRAGEIFVQNFVRQKKAQLVSAAS; encoded by the exons ATGCAGAGCTCGCTCGCCCGGCctccgcccccgcccccgcccccctcGGCGCGGGGCTCCGCGGGCGCGAGGTTCCTCGCTCGGCCCAGGCAGGCGCTGCCGGCGGTGAGATGCCACGGCGAGCCCGcgtcgtcgtcggcggcggcgtcgggaTGGGCCCCGCCGACGCCGTTCACGGGGAGGGACCCGGAGGCGAAGAAGCCGGCGTGGCTgcggcagcgggcggcgcagGGGGACAAGTACGCCCGGCTCAGGGAGTCGCTCGGCGAGCTCAAGCTCAACACCGTCTGCGTCGAGGCCCAGTGCCCCAACATCGGGGAG TGCTGGAACGGAGGTGGTGGCGCCGGCGGGGAAGGGGACGGCATCGCCACCGCGACCATCATGCTCCTCGGCGACACCTGCACCCGGGGCTGTCGGTTCTGCGCCGTCAAGACCAGTAACAAGCCCCTGCCGCCTGACGCCCTCGAGCCTCTGAAAACGGCCATCGCGATTGCGAGTTGGGG AGTGGACTATGTCGTGCTGACAAGCGTCGACAGAGACGACATCCCGGATGGTGGAAGTGGCCATTTCGCCGAAACAGTCAGGGCTCTCAAG GAGTTGAAGCCTACGATATTGGTGGAGTGTCTAACTTCAGATTTTCGAGGCGACCTGGAGGCAGTTGCGTCTCTGGCAAACTCTGGTCTAGATGTGTATGCGCACAACATCGAAACTGTGAGGAGTATGCAGAGAATAGTTAGAGATCCCCGAGCAGG ATATGATCAGAGCTTAGGGGTTCTGAAGCAAGCAAAGGCTTGCAAAAAGGGCATGGTAACAAAGTCCTCGATCATGCTTGGTCTGGGTGAGACAGACGAGGAGATAAAGCAAACCATGGCTGACTTGAGGGCCATCGACGTTGACATTCTGACCTTGGGACAATACTTACAG CCAACAGAAAGACATTTGAGAGTCAGAGAGTATGTGACTCCTGAGAAGTTTGATTTCTGGAAGGAGTATGGAGAATCTTTAGGATTTGTATATGTTGCTAGTGGACCTCTG GTCCGGTCCTCCTACCGTGCGGGGGAGATATTTGTCCAAAATTTTGTCAGACAGAAAAAGGCCCAGCTTGTATCTGCTGCATCCTAG
- the LOC125524273 gene encoding protein PAT1 homolog 1-like: MRGLRADAGGGGASSSSSASTAESSRFDSGQYSFFGKAPLEGLELGGSLADDGGLDGGYGGGGFGGHDDGASYQLSPVGEEIDCMSNLSEIDDLASTFAKLNRSISGTRNPGVIGDRRSISRESSLTTTDWVQEAEFSNWVDHDILGSDESQDSKQLCPQPQYLPQFGESKPLSRTSSYPLEPLQHRSSEPILGHRSPSFTSYPPPGGGELSYPAQGLTRHSSIPSPGAGYQMGSPSSSLTGSPYNMPGLPHGLRLGRSMSYTSADLYANNFLQNEWPSQAGSHAFEHLNLQPSLLQQQLSFPSSSMSSLLFSQQQQQQQRLSLVQPPHHNYLNMQPHLYHHHSPEIIGRFDHIPSVPSPRDKRSRSGRGKHSMRFSQQQSDTAGQNVDTGGTKFRSKYMSSEEIDTILRMQHSGSHSSDPYVDDYYHQACIAKRSVNSQQKVNFSPASIKDSHSKSRSGGDQHSYLKVDSLGRVSFSSIRRPRPLLEVDIPASGDGHKSSTRPLEKEPMLAARITVEDGICLLLDVNDIDRVLQSSQAQDSSFQLRRRRQVLLEGLATSLELVDPFGPNKPGNSSGLAPTDDLIFLRIVSLPKGRKLLARYLRLLAPGSELTRIVCMAIFRHLRSLFGGLPSDSGAAETTVSLAKTVSSCVHHMELSALSACLAAVVCSSQQPPLRPLGSSAGDGAALIIKSVLDRATELLADPHSAANYSRSTRSLWQASFDAFFGLLTKYCDSKYGSILQRFSMQGSNSMAGPEASKAVSREMPVELLRASLPHTSEEQRQMLLDFARKSMPVIGYNHSGASGGHSTTSEPVPG, translated from the exons ATGAGGGGCCTCCGGGCGgacgccggcggcggcggcgcatcCTCCTCCTCGTCGGCCTCCACCGCAG AGAGCTCGCGCTTCGACTCGGGGCAGTATTCCTTCTTCGGCAAGGCGCCGCTGGAGGGGCTGGAGCTCGGCGGCAGCCTGGCGGATGACGGGGGCCTGGACGGCGGCTATGGCGGCGGCGGGTTCGGTGGGCACGATGACGGGGCTTCTTACCagctgtctcctgtgggggaagAG ATTGATTGCATGAGTAACTTGTCTGAAATTGATGATCTTGCAAGCACGTTTGCAAAG TTGAACCGAAGTATTAGCGGAACAAGGAATCCTGGTGTTATTGGTGATAGACGATCGATTTCCAGGGAAA GTTCTTTGACTACCACCGACTGGGTTCAGGAAGCAGAGTTCTCGAATTGGGTAGATCATGATATACTGGGCAGCGATGAATCGCAGGACAGCAAACAATTGTGTCCGCAGCCACAGTATTTGCCTCAGTTTGGAGAGTCGAAGCCATTGAGCCGAACATCATCCTATCCCCTGGAGCCACTACAACACCGCTCCAGTGAACCTATTCTGGGACATAGATCTCCTTCATTTACATCCTATCCTCCACCAGGTGGTGGTGAATTATCTTATCCTGCACAAGGTCTTACGCGGCACTCGAGCATTCCATCACCAGGTGCTGGTTACCAAATGGGTTCTCCAAGTTCGTCGCTTACTGGTTCTCCATATAACATGCCTGGTCTACCTCATGGACTGCGATTGGGGCGAAGCATGTCTTACACTTCTGCAGATCTATACGCGAACAACTTCCTACAAAATGAATGGCCAAGTCAAGCTGGTTCGCATGCTTTTGAGCATCTTAATCTACAGCCCAGTTTATTGCAGCAACAACTATCTTTTCCGAGTAGTTCAATGTCTTCGTTGCTATTTTctcagcagcaacagcagcagcagagGTTGTCACTAGTTCAGCCGCCTCATCACAATTACCTAAACATGCAGCCTCACTTGTATCACCATCATTCCCCAGAGATAATAGGCAGGTTTGATCATATTCCTAGTGTGCCTTCACCAAGGGACAAGAGATCAAGGTCAGGAAGAGGAAAACACAGTATGCGCTTTTCTCAACAACAATCTGATACAGCTGGCCAGAATGTTGACACTGGAGGAACAAAATTCAGATCAAAGTATATGTCATCTGAAGAGATTGATACTATTTTAAGAATGCAGCACTCTGGTAGTCACAGCAGTGATCCTTACGTCGATGACTACTACCACCAAGCTTGTATAGCCAAAAGATCTGTCAACTCTCAGCAGAAGGTGAATTTCTCCCCCGCATCAATAAAAGACTCCCACTCAAAGTCTAGGTCTGGTGGTGATCAGCATTCATATCTGAAGGTTGATTCTCTTGGAAGAGTGTCATTCTCTTCCATACGTAGGCCTCGCCCTCTTCTTGAAGTTGATATTCCTGCATCTGGTGATGGCCACAAGTCATCTACGAGGCCACTGGAGAAAGAGCCAATGCTGGCAGCAAGAATTACCGTTGAGGATGGTATATGTCTTCTTCTAGATGTAAATGATATTGACCGTGTGTTACAGTCTAGCCAGGCACAGGACAGCAGCTTCCAACTGAGGCGAAGGCGACAGGTCCTCCTTGAAGGCTTAGCTACATCACTTGAGCTTGTCGACCCTTTTGGCCCCAACAAACCTGGCAATTCATCTGGATTGGCCCCGACGGATGACCTTATTTTTCTCCGTATTGTTTCTCTCCCTAAAGGACGCAAGCTCTTGGCACGGTATCTCCGACTTCTTGCCCCTGGAAGTGAGCTGACCCGCATAGTCTGCATGGCTATCTTTCGGCATCTTAGGAGCTTGTTTGGGGGTTTGCCGTCAGATTCTGGTGCTGCAGAAACAACAGTTAGTCTTGCCAAGACCGTGTCCTCCTGCGTGCATCACATGGAGCTCAGtgccctcagcgcctgcctcGCAGCTGTTGTCTGCTCGTCGCAGCAGCCACCTCTCCGCCCTCTTGGCAGCTCTGCTGGTGACGGTGCTGCTCTAATCATCAAATCAGTACTGGACAGAGCAACTGAGCTACTGGCCGACCCCCATTCTGCAGCCAACTACAGCAGGTCAACCCGTTCTCTTTGGCAGGCGTCGTTCGATGCCTTCTTTGGGCTTCTGACGAAATACTGCGACAGCAAGTATGGGAGCATTCTGCAGAGGTTCAGCATGCAGGGATCCAACTCAATGGCTGGACCTGAAGCCTCGAAGGCCGTCAGCAGGGAGATGCCCGTCGAGCTACTACGTGCAAGCCTTCCGCACACCAGCGAAGAACAACGCCAGATGCTTCTTGACTTTGCTCGGAAATCTATGCCTGTGATCGGCTACAACCACTCCGGCGCTAGCGGCGGGCATTCTACTACTTCCGAACCTGTCCCCGGTTAA
- the LOC125524292 gene encoding probable anion transporter 7, whose product MPRMKVPKRYVIVLLTFICTNVCYIERVGFSIAYTVAADAINVNQANKGLILSMFYYGYVLSQIPGGWAAQRLGGRRVLLLSFLLWSLICGLIPLDPNRVVILVLSRLFVGVAQGFIFPAIHTVLAQWVPPQERSRSVSLTTSGMYLGAACGMLFFPSLVKHMGPQSVCLVEAVLGVAWSVIWLKFSSEPPRTDLPKVAMPKVASREKIKAQSTGVVAPRTVKIPWRRIIFSLPVWAIVVNNFTFHYALYVIMNWLPTYFELALKLSLQDMGSSKMLPYFNMFIFSNIGGVVADHLITKRILSVTKTRKLLNTIGFVVSAVALMALPSFGTPSGTVICSSVSLGFLALGRAGFAVNHMDVAPKFAGIVMGVSNTAGTLAGIVGVGLTGNILEAAKASNMDLTNSETWKTVFFVPAYLCIFSSVIFLIFSTGEKIFE is encoded by the coding sequence ATGCCGAGAATGAAGGTCCCAAAGCGTTATGTCATAGTGTTGCTGACATTCATCTGCACCAATGTCTGTTACATTGAGCGTGTGGGTTTCTCGATTGCGTACACCGTAGCAGCTGATGCAATCAACGTGAATCAAGCAAACAAGGGCCTGATACTCTCCATGTTCTATTATGGCTATGTTCTGTCGCAAATTCCTGGTGGATGGGCAGCTCAGAGATTGGGAGGGAGACGTGTTCTGCTGCTGTCATTTCTGTTGTGGTCTTTGATATGCGGTCTAATTCCACTGGACCCCAACAGAGTAGTCATTCTGGTCCTTTCTCGCCTTTTTGTTGGTGTAGCACAAGGTTTCATATTTCCTGCCATTCACACAGTCCTGGCACAATGGGTGCCACCGCAGGAGCGCTCTCGCTCAGTGTCGTTAACAACCTCAGGGATGTACCTCGGGGCAGCTTGTGGCATGCTGTTCTTTCCAAGTCTGGTGAAGCACATGGGACCCCAATCTGTATGTTTAGTCGAAGCAGTACTTGGAGTGGCATGGTCTGTAATATGGTTGAAGTTCTCCAGTGAGCCACCTCGCACTGACCTTCCAAAAGTGGCAATGCCAAAAGTAGCATCCCGGGAGAAGATTAAGGCACAATCAACAGGGGTTGTTGCACCTCGCACTGTAAAGATACCATGGCGAAGGATTATCTTCAGTCTACCTGTTTGGGCAATTGTTGTGAACAACTTCACCTTCCACTATGCCTTGTATGTTATCATGAACTGGCTGCCTACCTATTTCGAACTAGCCCTTAAGCTTAGCCTCCAGGATATGGGATCGTCAAAGATGCTTCCCTATTTCAACATGTTTATATTCTCCAACATTGGTGGAGTGGTTGCTGATCACTTGATTACAAAGAGGATCTTATCAGTTACCAAGACAAGGAAGCTCCTTAACACCATTGGGTTTGTTGTCTCGGCTGTTGCACTTATGGCCCTTCCTTCATTCGGGACGCCCTCAGGGACTGTGATCTGTTCATCTGTATCCCTTGGTTTTCTGGCTCTAGGAAGAGCAGGGTTTGCGGTGAATCACatggatgttgctccaaagttcGCCGGCATAGTGATGGGGGTTTCAAATACAGCTGGGACATTGGCTGGGATAGTTGGCGTTGGCCTCACGGGAAATATTCTGGAGGCTGCAAAGGCCTCTAACATGGATCTGACAAACTCCGAAACCTGGAAAACAGTCTTCTTTGTTCCAGCATACCTCTGTATTTTTAGTTCAGTCATTTTCTTGATCTTCTCAACTGGTGAGAAGATTTTCGAATAG